The Metabacillus sediminilitoris genome window below encodes:
- the ftsA gene encoding cell division protein FtsA, protein MNNNELFVSLDIGTSSVKVIIGEMTNDALNIIGVGNVKSEGLRKGSIVDIDETVHSIKKAVEQAERMVGISLKRVVVGVTGNHVHLQNCHGVVAVSSENREISNEDVRRVIEAAQVISIPPEREIIDVIPRQFIVDGLDEINDPRGMLGVRLEMEGSIITGSKTILHNLLRCVERSGLEITDICLQPLAAGSVALSKDEKNLGVALVDIGGGSTTIAIFEQNHLYATTVLPVGGEHITKDLSIGLRTTTDEAERIKVKYGHAYYDHASEDEVFEVSIIGSDQKRTFNQLEIADIIEARLEEMYELILHEIRRLGVGELPGGFVLTGGTVRMPGVLELGQVILQNSVRIASPDYIGVREPQYMTGVGLIQFAHKNAKIQGRKIGSNVAVNAMEVAATNEPQQQRTKPQQQQQDKKVNKVKKFFGYFFE, encoded by the coding sequence ATGAACAACAATGAATTATTCGTAAGTCTTGACATCGGTACATCCAGTGTTAAAGTAATTATTGGTGAAATGACAAATGATGCTTTAAACATAATTGGTGTTGGTAATGTTAAATCAGAAGGATTAAGAAAAGGATCTATAGTTGATATAGATGAAACGGTTCATTCTATAAAAAAAGCAGTAGAACAGGCTGAAAGAATGGTTGGAATCTCCTTAAAAAGAGTAGTTGTAGGGGTAACCGGAAATCACGTACACTTGCAAAATTGTCACGGTGTCGTGGCGGTTTCAAGTGAAAATCGTGAAATATCTAATGAAGATGTAAGAAGAGTTATTGAAGCAGCTCAAGTGATCTCAATCCCCCCTGAACGAGAAATTATTGATGTCATTCCAAGACAATTTATTGTTGATGGATTAGATGAAATAAATGATCCGCGAGGGATGCTAGGTGTCCGCTTAGAAATGGAAGGATCAATTATAACAGGTTCAAAGACGATTTTACATAATTTATTACGGTGTGTAGAGCGCTCAGGCTTAGAAATTACAGATATATGTTTACAACCGTTGGCAGCTGGTTCTGTTGCTTTATCAAAGGATGAAAAGAACCTAGGTGTAGCATTAGTCGACATTGGTGGTGGTTCAACAACTATCGCGATTTTTGAACAAAATCATTTATATGCGACGACTGTACTGCCAGTTGGTGGTGAGCATATTACAAAGGACTTATCAATTGGTCTCCGCACAACGACAGATGAAGCTGAAAGAATTAAAGTCAAATATGGTCATGCTTATTACGATCATGCTTCTGAAGATGAAGTGTTCGAAGTTTCTATTATAGGATCAGATCAAAAGAGAACCTTTAATCAATTAGAAATTGCTGATATTATTGAAGCAAGACTTGAAGAAATGTATGAGCTAATTTTACATGAAATTAGAAGACTTGGCGTCGGAGAGTTACCAGGTGGTTTTGTTCTAACCGGTGGTACAGTTAGAATGCCTGGGGTACTTGAATTAGGTCAAGTGATCCTTCAAAATAGTGTAAGGATAGCAAGCCCAGATTATATTGGTGTTAGAGAACCCCAATATATGACTGGTGTTGGATTAATACAATTTGCACATAAAAATGCTAAAATTCAAGGTAGAAAAATTGGCTCAAATGTTGCAGTGAATGCGATGGAAGTTGCAGCAACAAATGAACCACAGCAACAACGTACAAAACCACAACAGCAACAACAAGACAAAAAAGTAAACAAAGTAAAGAAGTTTTTTGGGTACTTCTTTGAATAG
- a CDS encoding small basic family protein: MWLPILGLILGVILGLMSELRIPPEYSSYLSIAILAALDTLLGGIRAHLQDIYDELVFVSGFFFNILLAASLAFLGVHLGVDLYLVAVFAFGVRLFQNIAVIRRILISKWSISREKLKKN, encoded by the coding sequence ATGTGGCTTCCGATATTAGGTTTGATACTTGGTGTCATTTTAGGGTTAATGTCAGAGTTGCGTATTCCCCCGGAATATTCAAGTTATCTATCAATAGCGATCTTGGCAGCACTGGATACCCTATTAGGTGGAATACGTGCACATTTGCAAGATATTTATGATGAGTTAGTATTCGTATCAGGTTTTTTCTTTAACATTCTGCTTGCTGCAAGTTTAGCTTTTCTCGGTGTTCATCTTGGTGTAGACTTATATTTGGTAGCTGTCTTTGCTTTTGGAGTAAGACTATTTCAAAACATAGCAGTTATTAGAAGAATATTGATATCAAAATGGTCTATTTCTAGAGAAAAACTGAAAAAAAATTGA
- the sigE gene encoding RNA polymerase sporulation sigma factor SigE produces the protein MKKLKLHLTYLWYKLLIKLGFKSDEVYYIGGSEALPPPLSKDEEEILLQKLPTGDQAARSILIERNLRLVVYIARKFENTGINIEDLISIGTIGLIKAVNTFNPEKKIKLATYASRCIENEILMYLRRNNKLRSEVSFDEPLNIDWDGNELLLSDVLGTEDDIITKDLEANVDRKLLMKALQQLNDREKQIMELRFGLQGGEEKTQKDVADMLGISQSYISRLEKRIIKRLQKEFNKMV, from the coding sequence ATGAAAAAATTAAAATTACATCTTACTTACTTATGGTATAAGCTATTAATCAAGCTAGGATTCAAATCTGATGAGGTATATTACATTGGTGGCAGCGAAGCTTTACCACCACCTCTCTCAAAAGATGAAGAAGAAATACTGTTGCAAAAACTTCCAACAGGTGACCAAGCCGCAAGATCAATTCTTATTGAAAGAAACTTACGTTTAGTCGTCTATATTGCCCGTAAATTTGAAAATACAGGGATTAATATTGAAGACTTAATTAGTATTGGGACAATAGGTTTGATAAAAGCTGTAAATACGTTTAATCCTGAAAAAAAAATAAAACTTGCAACATATGCTTCTCGCTGTATTGAAAATGAAATCCTAATGTATTTACGTCGCAATAATAAACTTCGATCAGAAGTTTCATTTGATGAACCGTTAAATATTGATTGGGATGGAAATGAATTGCTTCTTTCTGATGTATTAGGGACAGAAGATGACATTATTACAAAAGATCTTGAAGCTAATGTTGATCGAAAGTTATTAATGAAAGCTCTTCAACAGCTAAATGATCGAGAGAAACAAATCATGGAGCTTCGTTTTGGGTTACAAGGCGGAGAAGAGAAAACACAGAAAGATGTTGCCGATATGCTAGGTATATCACAATCCTATATCTCAAGATTAGAAAAGCGAATTATTAAAAGATTGCAAAAAGAATTTAATAAAATGGTCTAA
- the pgeF gene encoding peptidoglycan editing factor PgeF yields MQTETFQQRNTTYLSLEKWENLVEGLTVGFSTKSDGVSKEAFSTLNLGLHVNDQPKSVIENREILANRTDFPLNNWVFAEQIHSTHIEKVTKLNCGRGLYSYDDGLSNCDGLYTAEKGIMLSLCFADCVPLYFLSPQKLLIGVAHAGWKGTVNDIGGNMIRKWTNVEGVNPSEIKVAIGPAIGPCCYIVDDRVISAINKSIIEKYPLTYSKITEGQYKLDLKKLNKYLLLEAGIQEENITVSHHCTSCEKEIFFSHRRDEGKTGRMLSFIGIYEEA; encoded by the coding sequence ATGCAAACAGAAACTTTTCAACAAAGAAATACAACATACTTATCATTGGAAAAATGGGAAAACCTTGTAGAAGGCTTAACTGTTGGTTTTTCTACTAAATCTGATGGTGTAAGCAAGGAGGCTTTCTCCACACTAAATCTTGGACTTCATGTTAATGATCAACCGAAATCGGTTATAGAAAACAGAGAGATCTTGGCAAATCGAACAGATTTTCCATTAAACAATTGGGTGTTTGCTGAACAAATACATTCTACACATATTGAAAAAGTAACAAAACTCAATTGTGGCAGAGGTTTATATTCGTATGACGATGGACTTTCAAATTGTGATGGGTTATATACCGCTGAAAAAGGTATTATGCTTTCGCTTTGTTTTGCCGATTGTGTACCGCTCTACTTCCTTTCGCCGCAAAAGCTATTAATTGGCGTTGCACATGCTGGATGGAAGGGAACAGTTAATGATATTGGTGGAAATATGATAAGAAAATGGACAAATGTTGAGGGAGTAAACCCTAGTGAAATAAAAGTAGCAATAGGCCCGGCAATTGGCCCATGCTGTTATATTGTTGATGATCGAGTGATCTCGGCAATTAATAAAAGTATCATCGAAAAATATCCATTAACATACAGCAAAATAACAGAAGGACAATATAAATTAGATTTAAAAAAGCTTAACAAATACTTGTTGCTAGAAGCGGGAATACAAGAAGAAAATATAACCGTTTCACATCATTGTACAAGCTGTGAAAAAGAAATATTTTTCTCACACAGACGTGATGAAGGAAAAACTGGTCGTATGTTAAGTTTTATTGGAATATATGAGGAGGCTTAG
- the spoIIGA gene encoding sigma-E processing peptidase SpoIIGA gives MSIYLDVIWLLNFSFDLFLLLLTAIALKRKIFKIRILLAALLGSSIVIMMFTPLAAIATHPIGKMMISMLMVWLAFGFKRFRYFFQSLLTFYFVTFMVGGGMIGAHFFLQAEMSYLDGVLMTNTTGFGHPISWLFVLIGFPLIWVFSRNRIEGLEAKKIKFDQIVSVTIRVESTELLLKGLVDSGNQLFDPITRSPVMIIDTLKVREKLPEQLVNQAIQDDVMKSISDSRYEGHAWEHRVRIIPYRVVGRENQFLLGFKPDEVLIETKTEKITVHKTIVGLNRTKLSSEDEYDCIVHPKMLQSQSIEHVS, from the coding sequence ATGTCTATCTATTTAGACGTTATTTGGCTCTTAAACTTTTCCTTTGATTTGTTTCTGCTATTACTAACAGCTATTGCATTAAAAAGGAAAATATTCAAAATTCGCATACTTTTAGCAGCTCTTTTAGGTTCCAGTATCGTCATTATGATGTTTACACCTCTGGCAGCTATCGCTACACATCCAATAGGGAAAATGATGATTTCAATGTTGATGGTTTGGCTCGCATTTGGATTTAAACGGTTCCGCTACTTTTTTCAAAGCTTATTAACCTTTTATTTTGTCACCTTCATGGTTGGTGGAGGAATGATTGGTGCACATTTTTTTTTACAGGCAGAAATGAGTTATTTAGATGGGGTCCTGATGACGAATACAACTGGCTTTGGTCACCCAATTAGCTGGTTATTTGTACTTATAGGTTTTCCCCTCATTTGGGTTTTTTCTAGAAATCGTATAGAAGGATTAGAAGCAAAAAAAATTAAATTCGACCAAATAGTGAGTGTGACGATCAGAGTGGAATCTACCGAGTTATTGTTAAAAGGATTAGTTGATAGCGGGAATCAGCTTTTTGATCCGATAACACGAAGTCCTGTCATGATAATTGATACTTTAAAGGTTAGAGAAAAACTACCAGAGCAGCTTGTAAATCAAGCCATTCAAGATGATGTTATGAAATCTATTAGTGATAGTCGTTACGAAGGGCATGCCTGGGAACATCGAGTGCGAATTATTCCATATCGAGTTGTAGGAAGAGAGAATCAATTTTTATTAGGATTTAAACCTGATGAGGTGTTGATCGAAACGAAAACTGAGAAAATTACGGTACATAAAACAATTGTAGGTTTGAATCGTACGAAATTGTCTTCTGAGGATGAATATGATTGTATCGTCCATCCGAAAATGTTGCAAAGTCAATCTATCGAACATGTATCATGA
- a CDS encoding YlmC/YmxH family sporulation protein, which translates to MMYISEFQTKDVVNVSDGKKLGNIWDFDINVTTGKIQAIIISGQGKMLGFFGRDEEIIIPWRNIVKIGEDVILVRMNRQIEGSDE; encoded by the coding sequence ATCATGTATATTTCAGAATTTCAAACGAAGGATGTTGTAAATGTTTCTGATGGAAAAAAGCTAGGGAACATTTGGGATTTTGATATTAATGTGACAACTGGAAAAATACAGGCAATCATAATCAGCGGTCAAGGGAAAATGTTGGGTTTTTTTGGAAGGGACGAGGAAATCATCATTCCTTGGAGAAATATAGTGAAGATAGGCGAGGATGTCATCCTTGTGAGAATGAATCGACAAATTGAGGGATCAGATGAATAA
- a CDS encoding YggS family pyridoxal phosphate-dependent enzyme — protein MNVQDNYQTIRDNIDNICKRIGRNSDDIHVIAVTKYVSIERAKAALDAGVKHLGENREEGLNAKYQVLGNLAAWHFIGSLQTRKVKNIIDKVEYIHSLDRLSLAKEIDKRANKPIKCFVQVNVSGEESKHGCSPDELDHLVKELQSLSNIQVVGLMTMAPFTEDKDVIRACFKKLKRLQEKIQALQLPNAPCNELSMGMSNDYEIAIEEGATFIRIGTSLVGNESGGV, from the coding sequence ATGAATGTGCAAGACAACTATCAAACAATACGAGATAATATTGACAATATTTGCAAACGGATCGGTCGAAATTCAGATGACATTCATGTAATTGCCGTAACTAAATATGTTAGCATTGAGCGTGCAAAAGCCGCACTTGATGCTGGTGTTAAGCATTTAGGTGAAAATCGTGAAGAAGGTCTTAACGCCAAATACCAAGTCCTTGGAAATTTGGCTGCTTGGCATTTTATCGGTTCACTGCAAACGAGAAAGGTAAAAAATATTATTGATAAAGTTGAATACATACATTCTTTAGATCGTCTATCTTTAGCAAAAGAAATAGATAAACGTGCCAATAAGCCAATTAAATGTTTTGTTCAGGTAAATGTATCAGGTGAAGAATCAAAGCATGGTTGTTCTCCTGATGAGTTAGATCATCTTGTCAAGGAGCTACAATCTTTATCAAATATACAAGTAGTAGGGTTAATGACAATGGCTCCATTTACTGAGGATAAGGATGTCATCCGCGCATGCTTTAAAAAGTTAAAAAGACTTCAAGAAAAAATACAAGCATTACAACTGCCTAACGCACCATGTAACGAATTATCAATGGGCATGTCTAATGATTATGAAATAGCAATTGAAGAAGGTGCAACCTTTATAAGAATTGGAACTTCACTCGTTGGAAATGAAAGCGGAGGTGTATAA
- the sigG gene encoding RNA polymerase sporulation sigma factor SigG, with amino-acid sequence MLNFVQQLLLGGKEVTRNKVEICGVDTSKLPVLKNDKMRELFRQMQSGDISAREELVNGNLRLVLSVIQRFNNRGEFVDDLFQVGCIGLMKSIDNFDLGQNVKFSTYAVPMIIGEIRRYLRDNNPIRVSRSLRDIAYKALQVRERLMSETSREPTAEEISKVLDVPHEEIVFALDAIQDPVSLFEPIYNDGGDPIFVMDQLSDEKNRDIQWIEELALKEGMRRLNSREKLILKKRFFQGKTQMEVAEEIGISQAQVSRLEKAAIKQMNKNIQN; translated from the coding sequence ATACTTAACTTTGTACAGCAACTCCTGTTAGGAGGGAAAGAAGTGACAAGAAATAAAGTCGAAATTTGCGGAGTAGATACCTCAAAACTTCCAGTCCTTAAGAATGACAAAATGAGAGAGTTATTTAGGCAAATGCAAAGTGGAGACATATCAGCAAGAGAAGAGCTGGTGAATGGCAACTTACGATTGGTACTTAGTGTAATCCAGCGATTTAACAACCGAGGAGAATTTGTTGACGATTTGTTTCAAGTTGGCTGTATTGGATTAATGAAATCTATTGATAATTTTGACCTAGGCCAAAATGTCAAATTTTCAACATATGCTGTACCAATGATCATCGGTGAAATTCGTAGATACTTAAGAGATAACAATCCAATTCGTGTGTCTCGTTCCCTTCGAGATATCGCTTATAAAGCTCTCCAAGTAAGAGAACGGCTTATGAGTGAAACATCGAGAGAACCTACTGCAGAAGAAATCTCAAAGGTGTTGGACGTTCCCCATGAAGAGATTGTGTTTGCATTAGATGCCATTCAAGATCCTGTTTCATTATTTGAACCTATCTATAATGATGGGGGAGATCCAATCTTTGTGATGGATCAACTAAGTGATGAAAAAAACCGAGATATTCAATGGATTGAAGAATTAGCATTGAAAGAAGGAATGAGACGATTAAATAGTCGAGAAAAGCTCATTCTCAAAAAGCGATTCTTTCAAGGAAAAACACAGATGGAAGTCGCTGAAGAAATTGGAATATCCCAAGCACAAGTTTCACGATTAGAAAAAGCTGCAATTAAACAAATGAATAAAAATATTCAAAATTAA
- the ftsZ gene encoding cell division protein FtsZ, translating into MLEFESNIDGLATIKVIGVGGGGNNAVNRMIEHGVQGVEFIAVNTDAQALNLSKAEIKMQIGSKLTRGLGAGANPEVGKKAAEESREQIEEALRGADMVFVTAGMGGGTGTGAAPVIAQISKDLGALTVGVVTRPFTFEGRKRAMQAAGGISSMKESVDTLIVIPNDRLLEIVDKNTPMLEAFREADNVLRQGVQGISDLIAVPGLINLDFADVKTIMSNRGSALMGIGVATGENRAAEAAKKAISSPLLETSIDGAQGVLMNITGGANLSLYEVQEAADIVATASDQEVNMIFGSVINENLKDEIVVTVIATGFTEQDMNPVKTQSRPFGSTSPTKPAPKREMKREESVQEAPIRNNVQQSDDALDIPTFLRNRNKRR; encoded by the coding sequence ATGTTGGAGTTTGAATCAAATATTGACGGCTTAGCTACCATCAAGGTAATCGGAGTAGGTGGCGGTGGTAATAACGCTGTTAATCGCATGATAGAGCATGGTGTACAAGGTGTTGAATTTATTGCTGTCAACACAGATGCACAAGCATTAAATTTATCTAAAGCAGAAATAAAAATGCAAATCGGATCAAAGCTTACTCGAGGATTAGGTGCTGGAGCAAATCCAGAGGTAGGTAAAAAAGCGGCTGAAGAGAGCAGAGAACAAATCGAAGAAGCTTTAAGAGGCGCAGATATGGTATTCGTTACAGCTGGAATGGGAGGTGGCACAGGTACTGGTGCTGCTCCGGTAATTGCTCAAATTTCAAAAGATTTAGGAGCATTAACAGTAGGTGTTGTAACTAGACCATTTACATTTGAAGGTCGTAAACGTGCTATGCAAGCTGCTGGCGGAATTTCCTCAATGAAGGAATCTGTCGATACGTTGATAGTTATTCCAAATGACCGACTACTTGAGATTGTTGACAAAAATACACCAATGCTTGAAGCTTTCCGTGAAGCTGATAATGTATTACGTCAAGGGGTTCAAGGTATTTCAGATTTAATCGCGGTACCTGGATTAATTAATCTGGATTTTGCAGATGTTAAAACAATTATGTCGAACCGTGGTTCTGCTTTAATGGGTATTGGTGTTGCAACTGGTGAAAATCGTGCTGCAGAGGCTGCTAAGAAAGCTATTTCAAGTCCATTACTTGAAACATCAATTGATGGTGCACAAGGTGTACTCATGAACATTACAGGTGGAGCTAACTTAAGCTTATATGAAGTTCAGGAAGCTGCAGACATCGTAGCAACTGCTTCAGATCAAGAAGTAAATATGATCTTTGGATCAGTAATTAATGAAAACCTTAAGGATGAAATTGTTGTAACAGTTATTGCAACAGGATTTACAGAGCAAGATATGAACCCTGTAAAAACACAATCACGTCCTTTCGGAAGTACATCTCCAACGAAGCCGGCTCCTAAACGAGAGATGAAACGTGAAGAATCTGTTCAAGAAGCGCCAATTCGAAATAATGTCCAACAATCAGATGATGCATTAGATATACCGACATTTTTAAGAAATCGAAATAAACGCCGTTAA